The proteins below come from a single Sorghum bicolor cultivar BTx623 chromosome 4, Sorghum_bicolor_NCBIv3, whole genome shotgun sequence genomic window:
- the LOC8080412 gene encoding O-methyltransferase ZRP4: MALSKEQSTGSDEQAVLDAQLQLWHHTVGYVKSMALKAALDLNIPNAIHLHGGSATLPQIVTKVTLHPSKIPCLRRLMRVLTFTGVFSVHDGDGGDEPVYGLTPASRLLIGSGMNLTPLLTLMLGAVFVSSFLDIGEWFRHEMPGPSPFEMANGRDIWDLCNHDAGFGKLFDDGMVADSDFIMDVVVKECSDVFQGISSLVDVAGGHGGAAQTIAKAFPHVECSVLDLSHVIASAPTNTNVKYIAGDMFESIPSANAVFLKWIMHDWGDAECVKILKNCKKTIASQGGGKVIILDMVVGTGSSSDEKHVETQILFDLLVMCIYTKGAERDELEWKKIIFEAGFSHYKIIPVLGTRSIIEVYP, encoded by the exons ATGGCACTCAGCAAGGAGCAAAGCACAGGCTCTGATGAGCAGGCCGTTCTAGATGCTCAGCTCCAGCTCTGGCACCACACCGTCGGCTATGTCAAGTCCATGGCACTCAAGGCCGCCCTAGACCTCAACATACCGAACGCCATCCACCTGCATGGCGGCTCAGCTACCCTCCCACAGATAGTCACCAAGGTCACACTCCACCCGTCCAAGATACCATGCCTGCGACGCCTCATGCGTGTCCTCACTTTTACCGGCGTCTTCAGCGTccacgacggcgacggcggtgaTGAGCCTGTTTACGGGCTCACGCCGGCGTCTCGTCTTCTGATTGGCTCCGGAATGAACTTGACTCCATTGCTGACCTTGATGCTTGGTGCTGTTTTTGTGTCTTCCTTCCTCGACATCGGCGAGTGGTTCCGGCACGAGATGCCGGGTCCGTCCCCATTCGAGATGGCGAATGGACGGGATATATGGGATCTGTGCAACCACGACGCCGGATTCGGCAAGCTCTTCGACGACGGGATGGTCGCAGACAGCGATTTCATAATGGACGTCGTGGTCAAGGAGTGCAGCGACGTATTCCAAGGGATTAGCTCTCTTGTGGACGTCGCCGGCGGGCACGGTGGCGCGGCGCAGACTATCGCAAAGGCGTTCCCGCATGTGGAGTGCAGCGTGCTGGATCTCTCACACGTTATCGCCAGTGCTCCCACTAACACCAATGTGAAGTACATCGCCGGAGACATGTTTGAGAGCATTCCGTCGGCAAACGCTGTCTTCCTTAAG TGGATTATGCATGACTGGGGTGATGCCGAATGTGTCAAAATATTGAAGAACTGCAAGAAGACTATAGCATCTCAAGGAGGAGGAAAGGTAATAATATTGGATATGGTGGTTGGAACAGGGTCGTCATCCGACGAGAAGCATGTGGAGACGCAAATATTGTTTGATCTCCTTGTGATGTGTATATATACCAAAGGTGCCGAGCGAGATGAACTAGAGTGGAAAAAGATTATTTTTGAAGCGGGATTTAGCCATTACAAGATCATACCTGTTCTAGGTACTCGATCCATAATCGAGGTCTACCCATAG